From the Streptomyces sp. NBC_00390 genome, the window CGCCGTATTGACGAGCCCTGGGTGCAATTCCGAGCGGCCGAAGCGTATGCCCGGCTCGCGGCAACACGCCTGCTCAACTGGCGTTTGGTGGGGGGTGCGGGGGCAGGTCGGCCGGCTCCGGGAGATGCCAGCGGCGTGAAGTTCGCCGGAACCGAATCCGCGGTCGAGGTGTATCGAATGTGCCAGGAAATCGCGGGGGAGGCGGGGCTGATCCGGGCTGGATCTCCCGGCTCGCTCGGGACCGGGACTCCGCAGGAGGGGGAGCTGGAGCGGATGAACAGAGCGGCACAGATCAATACGTTCGGGGGCGGCGTGAGCGAGGTGCAGCGCGAGATCGTCGCGACCATGCGGCTCGGCCTGAAGAGGGGGAAGAGGTGACGCGCGGCGAAGCGGCGTCGGCCCGCGCCGATGCGTTGTATTCACGGCTCAAGGCGTACGAAGGGCGGGCCGCCGCCGCGGGGACGGGCAAGGACCCGGTCAACGAGCCGATGATCAGGCACTGGTGCGAAGCCATGGGGGATGCCAATCCCGCGTATCAGGGTCCGGATGCCATCGCGCCGCCGGCGATGCTGCAGGCATGGACCATGGGCGGTCTGTCCGGGCACCGCGGCCGGGCTGCCGCGCAGGACGAGCTGTTCGAGCTGCTCGACGGGGCGGGATTCACATCCGTCGTCGCCACCGATTGCGAACAGGAGTATCTGCGCCCGCTCCGCCCCGGTGACCGGATCACGTTCGACGCAGTGATCGAGTCGGTGTCCGAGCGCAAGAGCACCAAGCTGGGCACGGGGTACTTCGTCACCACGCGGATGAATGTCCGGGCGGGCGACGAGCTCGCCGGTACGCACCGCTTCCGCATCCTCAAGTACGCGCCCGCTGCCAGGACACCGGACGGCGACCGCCCGCAGCAACCTCAGCGACAGCGACCGCAGCGACCGCAGCGACCACGCCCGGTGATCAACAGGGACAACGCAGGGTTCTGGGACGGGGTGGCGGACCACCGCCTGCTGATCCAGCGGTGCGATGGCTGCGGCACACTGCGCTTCCCCTGGCTTCCGGGGTGCGCGGCCTGCGGATCGCCCGACTGGGACACGGTCGCGGCGAGCGGCGCCGGCACGGTGTTCTCTTACGTGGTGATGCACCACCCGTCCTTCCCGGCCTTCGACCCGCCGTACGCAGTGGGGCTGATCGAGCTGGCCGAAGGTGTACGCATCGTGAGCAACGTGGTCGGAGTTCCGTACGACAAGGTGCGTATCGGCATGCCGGTGGAACTGGAGTTCCTCAGGGTTGACGAGGAGTGGGAGCTCCCGGTCTTCCGTGGTGCGCAGGGGCACCTGGACAGGGGGGCGGGCTGACATGGACTTCACGCCCACGGACGAGCAGGCGGCCGCC encodes:
- a CDS encoding bifunctional MaoC family dehydratase N-terminal/OB-fold nucleic acid binding domain-containing protein yields the protein MTRGEAASARADALYSRLKAYEGRAAAAGTGKDPVNEPMIRHWCEAMGDANPAYQGPDAIAPPAMLQAWTMGGLSGHRGRAAAQDELFELLDGAGFTSVVATDCEQEYLRPLRPGDRITFDAVIESVSERKSTKLGTGYFVTTRMNVRAGDELAGTHRFRILKYAPAARTPDGDRPQQPQRQRPQRPQRPRPVINRDNAGFWDGVADHRLLIQRCDGCGTLRFPWLPGCAACGSPDWDTVAASGAGTVFSYVVMHHPSFPAFDPPYAVGLIELAEGVRIVSNVVGVPYDKVRIGMPVELEFLRVDEEWELPVFRGAQGHLDRGAG